TATTGCTACCGAACAAGGATGATTCCGCTCCCACGTCCCGCCCCGGAATCGATTGGCTCGGACTGGTTCTCATCTCCGCAGGACTGATAGCCCTGCTCGTTCCGTTGATCGAGGGCCAAGAACTGGGCTGGCCGCTGTGGACTTACGTGACGATCGCTGCTGGTCTGGGCCTGATCGCGGCGTTCGGGTGGTGGGAGGTGATCCACACCGGCCGTGGACACAGTCCGCTGGTGCCACCGCGGCTGTTCACCCGCCCGGCGTTCACCGGTGGAGTGATCCTCGCCCTCGTCTATTTCGCGGCCTTCACCAGTATCTTCTTCACCATCTCGCTGCTGTGGCAGACCGGGCTCGGCAATACGGCGCTGTCGTCGGGACTGGTGTCGATACCGTTCGCGATCGGCAGCATCATCGCCTCCTCGCAGAGCAACAGGCTGACCATCCGTCTCGGTCGCACCGTTCTGGTGCTCGGAGCGTCACTGGTCTCGATCGGACTGATCTGGCTGTGGGTCATCCTGGCCACAAGTTCGGCCGACACCATCTCGCACTGGACGCTGATGGTTCCGCTGTTCGTCGCAGGCCTGGGCAACGGAGCCTTCATTGCACCCAACGCGCAGTTCATCGTCGCGACGGTGGATCGCGATGACGCGGGAGCGGCGAGCGGGGTGATCTCCACGATGCAGCGTGTCGGCTCCGCGATCGGGATCGCCGTGATCGGCAGCGTGCTGTTCGGGTCGTTGAACATCACCGGTCCCGATACTGTCGGATCGGGTTTTCTGCACGGGGCAGCCATGGCGATGGCAGTCAGTGCAGCATTCAGTGTGGTGGCGCTGGCGCTGGTCTTCGCGCTCCCCAAGAAGGTTCAGGGCGCGCGCTGAACCGACTTGCTCAGCTGGTCAAGCCCTTGCTGTGCCGATCGACGACAGACGCTGCAAGGTCGGCAATCTTGACGTTCAGGTCCTGGGAAGACTTGCGCAGCAAAGCGAAGGCCTCGTCACCGGACACGTCGTGCAGTGCCATGATCAAACCGATGGCCTTGCCGATCTCCCTGTTGCTTTCGAGCCCGTCACGAAGCGTCGACGCTTCCTGCCCGTTCATGACCGCGGCAACGGTGACCGCTGTGAACGCCGTCAGAATGATCGCCTTGCTCGCGCTGTCGGTGTCGAACACGCCTGGCTGGTCGGTGAACAGGTTGAGCGCGCCCACCTTCTGATCGTCCACCTTGAGCCGAAATCCCATGGCACCTCGCACCGGCGTGCGGTTCAACACACCGCGAGCCATCGCAGGCCATTGGGTAGGAGTGCGGAAGTCGGCTTCGAGCTGGGCCGCCTCGCTGGTGATCGCGTCCAGGCACGGGCCCTCGCCGGTAGCGCGCTCGATATCGTCGACAACGCGAGCGATGTCGTCCGAGGCTGCGACAGTGACGGGCTTTCCGTGGCGCATCAGCATCAGGCTGGCGTGATCGCAATGCGGAACGATCAGTACGGCGGCGTTGCAGATCGCGGTGTAGATCGCCTCGGCGCTGCTGCCTCGGTACACGATGTCGGCCAGAGCGGCGAACACAGTTGCCGGGTCGGTCGACGGGCTGTCGTGCTGCGAGACGTCGTTCACTTGCAACTCCCGTCCTGTGTGATCGTTCGAGCAACCGGTACTCGATGTGAAGCAACCGTACCGCCACCGCATGGGGTGTTCGAACGGGCGGGTACCGGCAGTAGCCTCAGGTCGTGAGCGATGCGCAGGAGTCCACCGGGTTCGAGTACGGCCACGACGGACCGAAATCGATCGTGGTGGGCGTCGATGGGTCCGATTCGTCCTGGCGTGCCGCCGCCTACGCCGCAGGACTCGCCCGAAGACAACGATCGCTGCTGGTACTGGTGTACGTACAACCCATCGCCACGGCGTCCTGGGGCCAGGCCGGCATCTCACTCGTCGAAACGGGTCAGCAGATCGCCGACGAGTTGCTCGACTACATCAGAACGTCGGCTGCCCGGTTCGGAGATCGGGAGCACGTGCGCTGGGAGTTTCGTACCGCGCAGGGAGATCCGTACAACGGGCTGATCGCCGTGGCAGAACAATTGCGCACCGACGCCGTCGTCGTGGGGGCATCGGAGAATGCGGGACATCGAATAGCAGGCTCGGTGGCGGTGCGGTTGGTAAAAGCAGGCCGGTGGCCGGTGACCGTGGTGCCCTGAACGGGGCGAAATCGAGCCGATCTGCGGCCTGCCCTGTAAAAATAGGCAGTCACCTCGTCGGATGCGAGGCGCACGTGGTGCCGTTTTCGGATCCGAGGAGTTCCATGACCGGGCTTTCGCGTAGACAATTCGTGGCGCGCGTGGGGACTCTCGCGGCGGTGTGGGGAATCGCACCCCACGTGTTGGGTCA
The nucleotide sequence above comes from Rhodococcoides fascians A25f. Encoded proteins:
- a CDS encoding MFS transporter — encoded protein: MTDRSVSATPPAIEVPKRAWQALVVLLLGMFMALLDTTIVNVALPTISTTLDASESVLSWIISGYALAFGLALIPAGKVGDRVGHKWVFFTGLALFTVASFACGLAQDDLQLVVARVVQGLAGGMFVPAVTAFIQLLFPGPVRGKAFAIMGAVIGVSTALGPIVGGLIIQAFGDENGWRLVFWVNLPIGIVGLVAAAVLLPNKDDSAPTSRPGIDWLGLVLISAGLIALLVPLIEGQELGWPLWTYVTIAAGLGLIAAFGWWEVIHTGRGHSPLVPPRLFTRPAFTGGVILALVYFAAFTSIFFTISLLWQTGLGNTALSSGLVSIPFAIGSIIASSQSNRLTIRLGRTVLVLGASLVSIGLIWLWVILATSSADTISHWTLMVPLFVAGLGNGAFIAPNAQFIVATVDRDDAGAASGVISTMQRVGSAIGIAVIGSVLFGSLNITGPDTVGSGFLHGAAMAMAVSAAFSVVALALVFALPKKVQGAR
- a CDS encoding GAF and ANTAR domain-containing protein, giving the protein MNDVSQHDSPSTDPATVFAALADIVYRGSSAEAIYTAICNAAVLIVPHCDHASLMLMRHGKPVTVAASDDIARVVDDIERATGEGPCLDAITSEAAQLEADFRTPTQWPAMARGVLNRTPVRGAMGFRLKVDDQKVGALNLFTDQPGVFDTDSASKAIILTAFTAVTVAAVMNGQEASTLRDGLESNREIGKAIGLIMALHDVSGDEAFALLRKSSQDLNVKIADLAASVVDRHSKGLTS
- a CDS encoding universal stress protein, which gives rise to MSDAQESTGFEYGHDGPKSIVVGVDGSDSSWRAAAYAAGLARRQRSLLVLVYVQPIATASWGQAGISLVETGQQIADELLDYIRTSAARFGDREHVRWEFRTAQGDPYNGLIAVAEQLRTDAVVVGASENAGHRIAGSVAVRLVKAGRWPVTVVP